GCTGCGACTGTTTATTAAAAACATAGCACTCTGCAAACTCGTAAGAGGACGTATAGGGTGTGACGCCTGCCCGGTGCCGGAAGGTTAATTGATGGGGTTAGCTTCGGCGAAGCTCTTGATCGAAGCCCCGGTAAACGGCGGCCGTAACTATAACGGTCCTAAGGTAGCGAAATTCCTTGTCGGGTAAGTTCCGACCTGCACGAATGGCGTAACGATGGCCACGCTGTCTCCACCAGAGACTCAGTGAAATTGAAATCGCTGTTAAGATGCAGTGTACCCGCGGCTAGACGGAAAGACCCCGTGAACCTTTACTACAGCTTTGCACTGAACTTTGAGCCTATTTGTGTAGGATAGGTGGGAGGCTTTGAAGCAATGACGCTAGTTGTTGTGGAGCCGTCCTTGAAATACCACCCTGGTATGTTTGAGGTTCTAACTCTGGTCCGTTATCCGGATCGAGGACAGTGTATGGTGGGTAGTTTGACTGGGGCGGTCTCCTCCCAAAGAGTAACGGAGGAGTACGAAGGTGCACTCAGCATGGTCGGAAATCATGCAATGAGCATAATGGTATAAGTGCGCTTGACTGCGAGACAGACATGTCGAGCAGGTACGAAAGTAGGTCATAGTGATCCGGTGGTTCTGTATGGAAGGGCCATCGCTCAACGGATAAAAGGTACTCCGGGGATAACAGGCTGATACCGCCCAAGAGTTCACATCGACGGCGGTGTTTGGCACCTCGATGTCGGCTCATCACATCCTGGGGCTGAAGCCGGTCCCAAGGGTATGGCTGTTCGCCATTTAAAGTGGTACGCGAGCTGGGTTTAGAACGTCGTGAGACAGTTCGGTCCCTATCTGCCGTGGGCGTTGGAGATTTGAGAAGAGTTGCTCCTAGTACGAGAGGACCGGAGTGAACGAACCTCTGGTGTTCCGGTTGTCACGCCAGTGGCATTGCCGGGTAGCTATGTTCGGACGGGATAACCGCTGAAAGCATCTAAGCGGGAAGCCTCCTTCAAGATAAGATCTCCCTGAGGCCTTGAGCCTCCTGAAGGGCCGTGGAAGACTACCACGTTGATAGGCTGGGTGTGGAAGCGTTGTGAGGCGTTGAGCTAACCAGTACTAATTGCCCGTGCGGCTTGACCATACAACAGAGATGGTTACTAACGACTAGCTAAGCTAGCGGATTGTGAGTTAGAGACATACGATCGCTTGCGGTGTATTACTACAGATTGTTTTACCGACTTATTTGGGGTTATCGCCGGTCAATAATATGACCGAGGCAAACAGCGATAACGCGGCAGGCCAAGCACTTTGCTTATAAGACCAACGCCAACCCAAGCCAGTTTGCCTGACGACCATAGAGTTGTGGAACCACCTGATCCCTTGCCGAACTCAGAAGTGAAACGCAACATCGCCGATGGTAGTGTGGGGCTTCCCCATGTGAGAGTAGGTCATCGTCAGGCTTCTAATCCGAAAAGGGCCACCCAACAGGGTGGCCCTTTTTTTATGGCTGAAAAAATATTTTAAAAAACAAAAATAAAAAAACTAAGAAAGGGAAGAGAGAGAGCAGAAAGTACTTGGCAAAAATTAAATAGAAAAAATAAAAGTAATTCTGAAAAACTTTAATGCTCAACTTTCTATTTAAAAAATCAGTCAGTAATTAAAAAAAAGAAAAACCTAAAACTACCTGAGCACCTTAAACAGACGCTCTCCTAAAAAGCCTATAAAAATAGGTCTTTACCGACCTCCGTAGCACTTATATAAAAAATAATCCAACAAAAATAACTCGCGTAAAAACCAGAAAAGTACCCATGCCACTCCCGCCAAAAATTAAATTTAGCCAGTAAAAATATCGGTGATTTTTTAGTCTCTGCAGTAACCCCCTGTAACCACGGGGCCTGTAGCCCGTTTATTAAAGTTATGCACAACTCTATCCAGACTTTCTGTTAGTAACGTTCTGATCCTACTTTTAGTGGGTAACCTGACACTTTTTTCGTTGGTTTTTTAATCGAATTATTTCATTGCACGAAATTAAAGGCTTCCAGACCTCTATCCAAAAGTTATGCACAGTACTATCCAAGAATTCTGTTAGTAACATCCCTGTAATGAAGAAAACATCTAAAAAGTTCCATTTTTACGATCTATTATCCAGTGTTGCAGTGTATAACCAGGACTGACTTTTCAGTTCTAAAAAGCTGGCTGGGGTGTGCTGTTAAGGAAGCATTCTATTAGCGACAAATTCGTCCGGGAGGCTTGCTAATGAGAGTTCTACTTTTAATTTCCATGTCATTAGTACTTTTAGCTGCTGGATTGCTAAGGGCGCAGACGTTGGTAGTAGGAAATAAATATGAGGGCACGGTGAGTTTTATTGACCTGGCTTCCGGCCAAGAGGTTAAGAAACCGGAAACTGGAGGTTCGCCCCATGAATTAATAGTGTCGCCGGATAAATCTAAAGTTGTGGTAGTTTCTTACCTTGAAGATGGCTACGTGGGAGAAGAGCTGAATGTATTCGATATCGCGAGCGGTAAGCGCCTGAAAAGAATTGATATCAGTCCACACAAAGGCCCTCACGGTATCGCTTGGCTGGGCGATAGCAATAATGTGATTGTTACGACAGAAGAAACCAGCGACGTGATAAAGGTGGATGTGGCTGAAGGAAAAGTATTGGGCGTTGCCCGTACTGATCAGGTAGGTAGCCATATGCTTGCACTATCACCTGATCTGAAGACCGCCTACGTTACTAGCCGGGGGTCGGATACGTTCAGTGTAATTGATACAGAGACTATGGAGTTGAAATCTACAATACCGGCAGGAGACGGGCCGGAGGCGGTGTGGGTAAGCCCCGATAATAGCGAGCTATGGATAGGAAATAATCAGTCAGAAAATATCTTTATTTTTGATACTGAGACGTTAAAGCAAAAAGAAACGATAGATGTTGGTTTTCTGCCTATCCGAATTAGGTTTCACCCTGATGGCGAAGTGGTAGCTGTAGCAGACTTAAATGGTAATCGTATACTCGTGTATGACGCCAAGACCCGTAAACAGTTACATGAGATTGATGTCGGCAGCGCAGGGGCCAGACAGCCAGCATCGCTATTTTTCTCTCCGGACGGAAAGTTTTTATTTGCCGGTTCTCAGAGAGACGGAAAAGTTGTTGAAATAGATACCGCAACTTGGAAAGTTAAGCGTATATTTAATGCGGGACAAGGGTCAGATGGTATTGAGTGGAGCCCAGTAAATATTCAGAAATAAATATTCCTAAACTCCACAATTAAAATAATGAATCAGGTAGGAACTGTGTAGATTTTTAAGTCCTGAAATATTCCATCAATCGAATAATAATTTGGAATAGTTTCACTATGCACTCCACCTACGCGTTCTGCTACGGCTATGCTGGCCCTGTTTTCAGATAAGCAGTGAATTTTCAACGTTTGAATATCGTGCAGATCTTTCAAGTAGCTAGATATTTTATTTATGATTCGAGTCACGATTCCATTGCCATGGCAGCTTTTACATAACCAATATCCTATTTCTGCATTTTGTTTTTTAAGGTCAATTTCCTTGATACCAAAGATTCCGACTACCTTGTCTGAATAGTGGATCTTGTACCAGAATGCTCCGAAGCTATTGCTGAATATTCTGTCGTTAATATATTTTTTTGTGGTTGGGATGTCGATAACGAGCTTTGCCCAATAGAGATATTTCTCTAGCAGTGGTCTGTTATTTTCAATTAAGGTAAAGATGATTTCTGTGTCACTATCCAAGAGTGGATCGAGTTTGATATCACTGTTTACTACTATAGGCTTCTTAGTCATCCTTTTGCCTCTCTATTTTTTAGCGATATTTTCTAGTCGTTAGCAACCTAACCAACTAGTAGAGTTTTCCTGATTAGGTGAAACAACAGAAAGAGCCTGTGGAAGGTCTCTAGGTTTCCAGCATAAAAGTTACCGGGCCGTCATTGACTAGTGAAACCCGCATATCCGCTGCAAATATTCCAGTGGCCACTGGCGTAAATTGGGCTTTGGAACTTTTAACGAAATAGTTGTAGAGCTCCTCCGCGTATTCTGGTGATGCGCCGCGACTAAAGCTCGGGCGTAAACCTCTATCAGTTTCGGCAACTAGTGTGAACTGACTGACAATCAGGAGCCCACCTCCCGCCTTTTGGAGGTTGAGATTCATACGCCCTTTATCATCGGGAAAAATACGGTAATTCAGGACTTTGTGCAGCAGCTTATCTGCACTATCAGTAGTGTCCTGGGCTTCGATACCTAGCAGCAGGAGGATACCTTTATCTATGGCCCCAACGGCCTCTCCCGCTACATTAACCTGGGCATGGCTTACCCTTTGGATCAATCCTTTCATCTCACTTCTCTCTGCTGCTCTGGAACCGATCGTCTAAATCGCCTAGATTAGCGGACTGTTCCCAGTAGAGAAACCGAGAATAACGGTATGAAGAGACAGCTAGTGGCACTGGTTGCCGGTGCACTTGCTGCGGTGAGTGTTCACGCAGCTGATAGCTATCCGGATAGTAAGCCGGGTGCTCAAATTGATGAATATTTTGGTCAAAAGGTGGCTGACCCCTATCGCTGGATGGAAAAAATGTCCACTGATGAGGTAAATAGTTGGGTGGCCAAACAGAATGACCATTCATTACCGCGTTTGAAGGAGCTGCCCGGGTGGCAGAAAATCAATGACCGGCTTGCAGAACTATGGCGCTACGAGCGCTACGGTGTTCCGTACAAGAAGGGCGATAGCTATTACTACAGCTACAACACCGGTGATTGGGATCAGAATGTTTTCTATAAGGCCTCTAGCCTGTCTGCTGAGGGCGATACGGTTTTAGATCCACGCACCCTAAGTGAAGATGGCACTATTGCTGCCAAGCGCCTCAAAGTCAGTCCAAAGGGCCGCTATCTGGCTTACGGTATCTCGGATGGTGGCACTGACTGGACCGACTATCGTATTCGCGACCTAAAGACAGGCAAGGATCTGAAGGAACAACTGACCGGTATCAAGTTTAGTGATGCCAGTTGGGCGCCGGATGAGTCCGGTTTTTA
This DNA window, taken from Microbulbifer sp. VAAF005, encodes the following:
- a CDS encoding YncE family protein, with amino-acid sequence MRVLLLISMSLVLLAAGLLRAQTLVVGNKYEGTVSFIDLASGQEVKKPETGGSPHELIVSPDKSKVVVVSYLEDGYVGEELNVFDIASGKRLKRIDISPHKGPHGIAWLGDSNNVIVTTEETSDVIKVDVAEGKVLGVARTDQVGSHMLALSPDLKTAYVTSRGSDTFSVIDTETMELKSTIPAGDGPEAVWVSPDNSELWIGNNQSENIFIFDTETLKQKETIDVGFLPIRIRFHPDGEVVAVADLNGNRILVYDAKTRKQLHEIDVGSAGARQPASLFFSPDGKFLFAGSQRDGKVVEIDTATWKVKRIFNAGQGSDGIEWSPVNIQK
- a CDS encoding GNAT family protein, whose translation is MTKKPIVVNSDIKLDPLLDSDTEIIFTLIENNRPLLEKYLYWAKLVIDIPTTKKYINDRIFSNSFGAFWYKIHYSDKVVGIFGIKEIDLKKQNAEIGYWLCKSCHGNGIVTRIINKISSYLKDLHDIQTLKIHCLSENRASIAVAERVGGVHSETIPNYYSIDGIFQDLKIYTVPT
- the dtd gene encoding D-aminoacyl-tRNA deacylase; its protein translation is MKGLIQRVSHAQVNVAGEAVGAIDKGILLLLGIEAQDTTDSADKLLHKVLNYRIFPDDKGRMNLNLQKAGGGLLIVSQFTLVAETDRGLRPSFSRGASPEYAEELYNYFVKSSKAQFTPVATGIFAADMRVSLVNDGPVTFMLET